The Rhodococcus sp. X156 genome window below encodes:
- a CDS encoding glycosyltransferase, whose amino-acid sequence MTATQQLTDTTESTQAVSLLQRVILPRSGDPLDLRALYLDEDETNRKRSRALSRTALELPAESEVSFATYFNAFAASYWRRWTVLDKVVLQLKLSGKCRVDVYRSKADATIIHADGAVVTATDDTTLEFALDLAPFEDGGWLWFDVTTDEGTVTLHEAAWFAAQESSVRASVAIGITTFNRPDDCAAALSAIGEDPAVLDLVDAVFVADQGNRKVVDAAEFPAAAAQLGDRLRIHNQGNLGGSGGFSRGMYEALNTTSCEQILLMDDDIVIEPDSILRAVAFSRFTERPTLVGGQMLNLQARSHLHSMGEVVDRDKFMWRAAPNVEYDHDFAKKSLRNTPRMHRRIDVDYNGWWMCLIPRAVAEELGLPLPLFIKWDDAEYGLRAGKAGYPTATLPGVAIWHMPWSDKDDATDWQAYFHLRNRLVVASLYSKYKRGGGMIQHSMKSTIKHLLSLEYSTVALQNLAIRDFLAGPDALFDQLPTALGEVRSARSEFDDGKVLASSRALPLPSMDAVKAERFLKPPTNPVTIGATLAASLVHNVLPVKEEHHHNPQLNIAAQDARWFLLARLDGATVATADGRGVAYRKRNPKTFWKLLGESVRAHAELRREFPRLSKTYRQGLPALTSHESWRRIFNG is encoded by the coding sequence ATGACCGCCACCCAACAGCTCACCGACACCACCGAGTCCACCCAGGCGGTGTCCTTGCTGCAGCGCGTCATCCTTCCGCGCAGCGGCGACCCGCTCGACCTGCGGGCGCTCTACCTGGACGAGGACGAGACCAACCGCAAGCGCTCCCGGGCGCTGAGCCGCACTGCGCTGGAGCTGCCCGCGGAGTCCGAGGTGTCCTTCGCGACCTACTTCAACGCCTTCGCCGCCAGCTACTGGCGCCGCTGGACGGTGCTGGACAAGGTGGTGCTGCAGCTCAAGCTGAGCGGCAAGTGCCGGGTGGACGTCTACCGGTCCAAGGCCGACGCCACCATCATCCACGCCGACGGCGCAGTCGTGACGGCCACGGACGACACCACCCTGGAGTTCGCGCTCGACCTGGCCCCGTTCGAGGACGGCGGCTGGCTGTGGTTCGACGTCACCACCGACGAGGGCACGGTCACGCTGCACGAGGCGGCCTGGTTCGCCGCCCAGGAGTCGTCGGTGCGCGCCTCGGTCGCCATCGGCATCACCACGTTCAACCGGCCGGACGACTGCGCCGCCGCGCTCAGCGCGATCGGTGAGGACCCCGCCGTGCTGGACCTCGTCGACGCGGTCTTCGTCGCCGACCAGGGCAACCGCAAGGTGGTCGACGCCGCCGAGTTCCCCGCCGCAGCGGCGCAGCTCGGCGACCGCCTGCGCATCCACAACCAGGGCAACCTCGGCGGCAGCGGCGGGTTCTCCCGCGGCATGTACGAAGCGCTGAACACCACCAGCTGCGAGCAGATCCTGCTGATGGACGACGACATCGTCATCGAGCCGGACAGCATCCTGCGGGCGGTGGCCTTCTCCCGGTTCACCGAGCGCCCCACGCTGGTGGGTGGGCAGATGCTCAACCTGCAGGCCCGCTCGCACCTGCACTCCATGGGCGAGGTCGTCGACCGCGACAAGTTCATGTGGCGCGCGGCCCCCAACGTCGAGTACGACCACGACTTCGCCAAGAAGAGCCTGCGCAACACCCCGCGCATGCACCGGCGCATCGACGTGGACTACAACGGCTGGTGGATGTGCCTCATCCCGCGCGCGGTGGCCGAGGAGCTCGGGCTGCCGCTGCCGCTGTTCATCAAGTGGGACGACGCCGAGTACGGCCTGCGCGCGGGCAAGGCCGGCTACCCGACCGCCACACTGCCCGGCGTGGCCATCTGGCACATGCCCTGGTCGGACAAGGACGACGCCACCGACTGGCAGGCCTATTTCCACCTGCGCAACCGCCTGGTGGTTGCCTCGCTGTACAGCAAGTACAAGCGCGGCGGCGGGATGATCCAGCACAGCATGAAGAGCACCATCAAGCACCTGCTGTCGCTGGAGTACTCCACCGTGGCCCTGCAGAACCTGGCCATCCGCGACTTCCTGGCGGGCCCGGACGCGCTGTTCGACCAGCTGCCCACCGCGCTCGGCGAGGTCCGCTCGGCCCGGTCGGAGTTCGACGACGGCAAGGTGCTGGCCTCCTCTCGGGCGCTGCCCCTGCCGTCCATGGACGCGGTCAAGGCTGAGCGCTTCCTCAAGCCGCCGACCAACCCGGTGACCATCGGCGCCACCCTCGCCGCCTCGCTGGTGCACAACGTGCTGCCGGTCAAGGAGGAGCACCACCACAACCCGCAGCTGAACATCGCTGCCCAGGATGCGCGGTGGTTCCTGCTCGCGCGCCTGGACGGTGCGACGGTGGCCACTGCCGACGGCCGCGGGGTGGCCTACCGCAAGCGCAACCCCAAGACGTTCTGGAAGCTGCTGGGGGAGTCGGTGCGTGCCCACGCCGAGCTGCGTCGGGAGTTCCCGCGGCTGAGCAAGACCTACCGCCAGGGTCTGCCTGCACTGACCTCCCACGAGTCCTGGCGTCGCATCTTCAATGGCTGA
- a CDS encoding cutinase family protein — protein sequence MSNAYQPRKRRWGIWLVVLVALVVVGSVLTRLPGSGPDMPEVAPGPGSTATQPPGSSAQPPATSVKPAGCPDVQVVFVPGTYETNPGANPGAPAGLLAAVANPLTARFGGDAGRVSTYFVPYLAQFNNPTPYLASEQDGVRAARAAIAETTKRCATTKFALVGFSQGAAVAGDLAAEIGQGGAVIPPEKLIGVGLVSDPNRNGAADRLIGPAVAGAGLGGPRPKGFGAVGDRVVTFCAPGDLICATPPSATNLANLPATLALVGQYMQSNVHSSYATYKVEGATSATQWLAGWLAARVEEVPKG from the coding sequence ATGAGCAACGCCTACCAGCCGCGGAAGCGGCGCTGGGGCATCTGGCTCGTGGTGCTGGTGGCACTGGTGGTGGTCGGCTCGGTCCTCACCCGGCTGCCCGGGTCGGGTCCCGACATGCCCGAGGTTGCGCCGGGCCCGGGTTCCACCGCCACCCAGCCGCCGGGGTCCTCCGCCCAGCCGCCGGCGACCTCGGTCAAGCCGGCCGGCTGTCCTGACGTGCAGGTGGTGTTCGTGCCGGGCACCTACGAGACCAACCCGGGGGCCAACCCTGGTGCGCCTGCGGGCCTGCTCGCCGCGGTCGCCAACCCGCTCACCGCGCGGTTCGGCGGGGACGCCGGCCGGGTGAGCACCTACTTCGTGCCGTACCTGGCGCAGTTCAACAACCCGACGCCCTACCTGGCGAGCGAGCAGGACGGGGTGCGGGCCGCCCGGGCAGCCATCGCCGAGACCACCAAGCGCTGTGCCACCACCAAGTTCGCGCTGGTCGGCTTCTCCCAGGGGGCGGCCGTGGCCGGCGACCTGGCTGCCGAGATCGGCCAGGGCGGTGCGGTGATCCCACCGGAGAAGCTGATCGGAGTGGGTCTGGTGTCCGACCCCAACCGCAACGGTGCCGCGGACCGGCTCATCGGTCCGGCGGTTGCCGGCGCCGGCCTGGGCGGGCCGAGGCCGAAGGGCTTTGGCGCGGTGGGGGACCGGGTGGTCACCTTCTGCGCTCCCGGCGACCTGATCTGCGCGACCCCGCCGAGTGCAACCAACCTCGCCAACCTGCCTGCGACGCTCGCGCTGGTGGGTCAGTACATGCAGAGCAACGTTCACTCGTCCTACGCGACGTACAAGGTGGAAGGCGCAACGTCTGCCACCCAGTGGCTGGCCGGATGGCTTGCCGCGCGCGTGGAGGAGGTGCCCAAGGGCTGA
- a CDS encoding AMP-binding protein — translation MTAARGDAPSFTTVDYSTEADGTRTTLTFAELGVRVRAVAARLQQVAEPGARVAILAPQGMEYIVGFFAAVHAGLVAVPLFDPEEPGHSDRLHAVLGDCAPTVVLTSTSAAPGVRAFFKAVPAAQRPRTIAVDGVPDSLAQSWTAPELDRSSIAYLQYTSGSTRVPAGVEITHGGVLTNVMQMVTSFEVPPETGRGVSWLPLFHDMGLLVVIIPAMIGRPCAVMTPRAFVQRPLRWIKLLAEAPGVIAAAPDFAYEHAARRGRPPEGADLDLSGVVALINGSEPVRPSSLQQFQDAFGPYGLSPYAQRPSYGMAEATLFVAASTAGQPPRVSHFDRDQLGAGKAVEVAADAPAASMYVAVGDMSVEQESLIVDPQTCEALPDGSVGEIWLHGENIGAGYYNRAEETEQTFRALVAESTDGRHWLRTGDLGTVVDGQLYITGRAKDMIIIGGRNHYPQDVEFTATEASKVLRSGFVAAFSVPAADGATGSAEQLVVVAERASGQGKADPEPAIAAVRAALAQRHGLSVREVLLLPGGSIPRTSSGKIARRACRQQYLDGTLRGAPRPGAFPDVQDDTHETEETQVTA, via the coding sequence ATGACCGCTGCGCGCGGCGACGCGCCCTCCTTCACCACTGTGGACTACTCCACCGAGGCGGACGGTACCCGGACCACCCTGACCTTCGCCGAGCTCGGCGTGCGGGTGCGCGCCGTGGCCGCGCGCCTGCAGCAGGTGGCCGAGCCCGGCGCGCGGGTGGCCATCCTCGCGCCCCAGGGCATGGAGTACATCGTCGGCTTCTTCGCCGCCGTCCACGCTGGCCTGGTCGCGGTGCCGCTGTTCGACCCGGAGGAGCCGGGGCACTCCGACCGGCTGCACGCCGTGCTCGGCGATTGCGCGCCCACGGTGGTGCTCACCTCCACCTCGGCCGCACCGGGGGTGCGAGCCTTCTTCAAGGCGGTGCCCGCCGCGCAGCGTCCCCGCACCATCGCCGTCGACGGGGTGCCGGACTCCCTGGCCCAGTCCTGGACCGCCCCGGAGCTGGACCGCAGCTCGATCGCCTACCTGCAGTACACGTCCGGTTCCACCCGGGTGCCCGCCGGCGTGGAGATCACTCACGGCGGCGTGCTCACCAACGTCATGCAGATGGTCACCAGCTTCGAGGTCCCGCCGGAGACCGGGCGAGGCGTCAGCTGGTTGCCGCTGTTCCACGACATGGGCCTGCTCGTGGTGATCATCCCGGCGATGATCGGCCGCCCCTGCGCGGTGATGACCCCGCGGGCGTTCGTGCAGCGTCCGCTGCGGTGGATCAAGCTGCTGGCCGAGGCGCCCGGCGTGATCGCCGCGGCACCGGACTTCGCCTACGAGCACGCCGCCCGCCGGGGCCGCCCGCCCGAGGGTGCCGATCTCGACCTCAGCGGGGTCGTCGCGCTGATCAACGGCAGCGAGCCGGTGCGGCCGTCCTCGCTGCAGCAGTTCCAGGACGCCTTCGGCCCCTACGGGCTGTCGCCGTACGCGCAGCGGCCCTCTTACGGCATGGCCGAGGCCACCCTGTTCGTGGCCGCCAGCACCGCTGGCCAGCCTCCGAGGGTCAGCCACTTCGACCGCGACCAGCTCGGTGCCGGCAAGGCGGTCGAGGTGGCCGCCGACGCGCCTGCGGCCAGCATGTACGTCGCCGTCGGGGACATGTCGGTGGAGCAGGAGTCCCTCATCGTCGACCCGCAGACCTGCGAGGCGCTGCCGGACGGCTCCGTGGGCGAGATCTGGCTGCACGGGGAGAACATCGGCGCGGGCTACTACAACCGTGCCGAGGAGACCGAGCAGACCTTCCGCGCACTGGTGGCGGAGAGCACTGACGGCAGGCACTGGCTGCGCACCGGCGACCTGGGCACCGTCGTCGACGGCCAGCTCTACATCACCGGCCGGGCCAAGGACATGATCATCATCGGCGGGCGCAACCACTACCCGCAGGACGTGGAGTTCACGGCCACCGAGGCCAGCAAGGTGCTCCGCTCCGGCTTCGTGGCCGCGTTCTCGGTGCCCGCCGCCGACGGTGCCACCGGCTCGGCCGAGCAGCTGGTGGTGGTGGCCGAGCGGGCCTCCGGCCAGGGCAAGGCCGACCCCGAGCCGGCCATCGCCGCCGTGCGGGCCGCACTGGCGCAGCGGCACGGCCTCAGCGTGCGCGAGGTGCTGCTGCTGCCAGGGGGCTCGATCCCACGGACCTCCAGTGGAAAGATCGCCCGACGAGCCTGCCGCCAGCAGTACCTCGACGGCACCCTGCGGGGTGCTCCCCGCCCCGGCGCGTTCCCGGACGTGCAGGATGACACGCACGAGACGGAAGAGACACAGGTGACTGCATGA
- a CDS encoding acyltransferase, translated as MADDAIGQVADRPLQDPTAGTGTRSGGSARSRSGGHSGNRAPAGTAQRAVAPTGTVGGGGEIRSLTGLRIVAAMWVVVFHFQFTPGDAYTRFWEPLRPIVSSGALGVDLFYVLSGFVITLTYLTKVGPRLRVRAALVFLWARICRIWPVYATVTTLFLGWLLYKQTRVTDGYLAYQTVQPDLTVWSYLQQLLMVQLWTQPYFDGVSFVGPAWSISAEWAAYLAFPLLVLVLYRVRRLPAPVLGALAVAVMVPFAYLSYTGEEAGLRYAWLLRISCGFLAGALTYLAVRNVGAASRLRRYAPLLTAIALVEIVLGLLWASWRAPQGGYGGVVVVMFPVVVAGLALHQTGLAKVLAHPWMVHGGRISFSIYLVHVPVFEIFWTEMALRPPLAPGTALATFLIPQVLLLVVLLGHLFYRFVEEPARVWLRRHGPKSSSVRVTPVPVAAGP; from the coding sequence ATGGCTGACGACGCAATCGGGCAGGTTGCGGATCGTCCTCTCCAGGACCCCACGGCGGGCACCGGCACCCGGTCGGGCGGCAGTGCCCGGTCGCGCAGCGGAGGCCACTCCGGCAACCGCGCGCCTGCCGGCACCGCACAGCGCGCAGTGGCGCCCACGGGCACCGTCGGCGGTGGCGGGGAGATCCGCTCGCTGACCGGCCTGCGCATCGTCGCCGCGATGTGGGTGGTGGTGTTCCACTTCCAGTTCACCCCCGGCGACGCCTACACCCGCTTCTGGGAGCCGTTGCGCCCGATCGTGTCCTCCGGGGCGCTCGGTGTGGACCTGTTCTACGTGCTCAGCGGGTTCGTGATCACGCTCACCTACCTGACCAAGGTGGGCCCGCGGCTGCGGGTGCGGGCGGCACTGGTGTTCCTGTGGGCCCGGATCTGCCGGATCTGGCCGGTCTACGCCACCGTCACCACGCTGTTCCTGGGCTGGCTGCTCTACAAGCAGACCCGGGTGACCGACGGCTACCTGGCTTACCAGACGGTCCAGCCCGACCTGACCGTGTGGAGCTACCTGCAGCAGCTGCTCATGGTGCAGCTGTGGACCCAGCCGTACTTCGACGGCGTCTCCTTCGTCGGCCCGGCCTGGTCGATCAGCGCGGAGTGGGCCGCCTACCTCGCCTTCCCGCTGCTGGTGCTGGTGCTCTACCGGGTCCGCCGGCTGCCCGCCCCGGTGCTGGGGGCGCTCGCGGTGGCCGTCATGGTCCCCTTCGCCTACCTCAGCTACACCGGCGAGGAGGCCGGTCTGCGCTATGCCTGGCTGCTGCGGATCAGCTGTGGCTTCCTGGCCGGTGCCCTGACCTACCTGGCGGTCCGCAACGTGGGCGCGGCCTCCCGGCTGCGCCGCTACGCCCCGCTGCTGACCGCGATCGCCCTGGTGGAGATCGTCCTCGGCCTGCTGTGGGCCTCCTGGCGCGCGCCCCAGGGCGGCTACGGCGGAGTCGTCGTGGTGATGTTCCCGGTGGTCGTCGCCGGCCTCGCGCTGCACCAGACCGGTCTGGCCAAGGTGCTGGCGCACCCGTGGATGGTGCACGGGGGCCGGATCTCCTTCAGCATCTACCTGGTGCACGTGCCGGTGTTCGAGATCTTCTGGACGGAGATGGCTCTGCGACCGCCCCTGGCCCCCGGCACCGCGCTGGCCACCTTCCTCATTCCGCAGGTGCTGCTGCTGGTGGTGCTGCTGGGTCACCTCTTCTACCGCTTCGTGGAGGAGCCGGCCCGGGTGTGGCTGCGCCGACACGGGCCGAAGTCGTCCTCGGTGCGGGTCACGCCGGTACCCGTGGCGGCAGGGCCGTGA
- a CDS encoding decaprenyl-phosphate phosphoribosyltransferase, giving the protein MSTPDTTVTGPPTAPMSLPAGLLKAVRPRQWVKNVLVLAAPVAAGKVGELSILGDAAIAFLAFCLAASGVYLVNDAMDVDADRAHPRKRHRPIAAGVVPVRLAYVLAVVLLLASMALSLVASWELLVVIAVYVAVQLAYCFGLKHQPVLDICIVASGFLLRAIAGGVAAGLELSQWFLLVAAFGSLFMVSGKRYAEMRVAEQTGGKIRKSLESYTSTYLRFVWTMSATAVILSYGLWAFQLNETSDSVWSVISMVPFTVAVLRYAVDVDGGVAGEPEEIALRDRVLQVLAVAWLVVIGISVYA; this is encoded by the coding sequence ATGAGCACACCAGACACCACTGTCACGGGCCCACCCACCGCCCCGATGTCGCTGCCCGCCGGCCTGCTCAAGGCTGTCCGACCGAGGCAGTGGGTGAAGAACGTCCTGGTGCTGGCGGCGCCGGTCGCCGCAGGCAAGGTCGGCGAGCTGTCGATCCTCGGCGACGCCGCGATCGCCTTCCTGGCGTTCTGCCTGGCCGCGTCCGGCGTCTACCTCGTCAACGACGCGATGGACGTGGACGCCGACCGTGCCCACCCGCGCAAGCGCCACCGGCCCATCGCGGCCGGTGTGGTTCCGGTGCGCCTGGCCTACGTGCTGGCGGTGGTGCTGCTGCTGGCCAGCATGGCGCTGTCGCTGGTGGCGTCCTGGGAGCTGCTGGTGGTGATCGCGGTCTACGTGGCCGTGCAGCTGGCGTACTGCTTCGGGCTCAAGCACCAGCCCGTGCTGGACATCTGCATCGTGGCCTCGGGCTTCCTGCTGCGGGCCATCGCCGGTGGCGTGGCGGCCGGTCTGGAGCTGTCGCAGTGGTTCCTGCTGGTGGCGGCCTTCGGCTCGCTGTTCATGGTCTCCGGCAAGCGCTACGCCGAGATGCGGGTGGCCGAGCAGACGGGCGGCAAGATCCGCAAGTCGCTGGAGAGCTACACCTCCACCTACCTGCGCTTCGTCTGGACCATGTCGGCCACCGCGGTGATCCTGTCCTACGGGTTGTGGGCCTTCCAGCTCAACGAGACCAGCGACTCGGTCTGGTCGGTCATCTCGATGGTGCCGTTCACCGTCGCCGTGCTGCGCTACGCCGTGGACGTCGACGGCGGCGTGGCGGGGGAGCCCGAGGAGATCGCGCTGCGCGACCGGGTCCTGCAGGTGCTCGCGGTCGCGTGGCTCGTCGTGATTGGAATCTCTGTCTACGCATGA
- a CDS encoding phosphatase PAP2 family protein, whose amino-acid sequence MSAVEVRALAAVQRNLAHRPGVLAGARAMSHFGEHALGWVALAGAGAVLDRPRRAQWASAAVGAVGAHAVSIAVKRVVRRPRPDHPSVRVGVSTPSKLSFPSSHATSTAAAAVLLGRLTGLPLPALLVPPMLLSRLVLGVHYPSDVLVGAALGAATAQALLTAQDRHGFPGGDR is encoded by the coding sequence GTGAGCGCCGTCGAGGTCCGCGCGCTGGCCGCGGTGCAGCGGAACCTGGCCCACCGGCCTGGTGTGCTCGCCGGCGCCCGGGCGATGTCGCACTTCGGTGAGCACGCGCTGGGCTGGGTGGCGCTGGCTGGCGCCGGCGCCGTGCTGGACCGGCCCCGCCGGGCTCAGTGGGCCAGCGCCGCGGTGGGGGCGGTCGGCGCCCACGCGGTCTCCATCGCCGTCAAGCGGGTGGTCCGTCGTCCCCGGCCCGACCACCCGTCGGTGCGCGTGGGCGTCTCCACGCCCAGCAAGCTCAGCTTCCCGTCCTCGCACGCCACGTCCACCGCGGCCGCTGCCGTGCTGCTGGGCCGGCTCACCGGCCTGCCGCTGCCGGCGCTGCTGGTGCCACCGATGCTGCTGTCCCGGCTGGTCCTGGGCGTGCACTACCCCTCCGACGTGCTCGTGGGTGCTGCCCTGGGCGCGGCTACCGCCCAAGCGCTCCTCACGGCGCAAGATCGACATGGCTTTCCAGGAGGAGATCGATGA
- the glf gene encoding UDP-galactopyranose mutase, whose product MTSSSDAASVQADQRYDLIIVGSGFFGLTIAERAATQLGKRVLVLDRRHHIGGNAYSEPEPETGIEIHKYGAHLFHTSNQRVWDYVNQFTDFTGYTHRVFTVFKDQAYSMPVNLATMCAYFGKYLTPDQARALVAEQAAEIDGKEAANFEEKAVSLVGRPLYEAFFRGYTAKQWQTDPTELPAEIISRLPVRYTFDNRYFNDTYEGLPVDGYTAWLEKMADHELIEVRLDTDFFDVREELVAASPDAPIVYTGPLDAYFDNAEGELGWRTLDFEQEVVPVGDYQGTPVMNYADTDIAYTRIHEFRHFHPERDYPKDKTVIMREYSRFAESGDEPYYPINTAEDRAKVAAYRKLAKTETARKGVLFGGRLGTYQYLDMHMAIASALSMFDNTLAPHFTEGRALAEASETPED is encoded by the coding sequence GTGACCTCTTCCTCTGACGCGGCAAGTGTGCAGGCAGATCAGCGCTACGACCTCATCATCGTCGGCTCTGGCTTCTTCGGGCTGACGATCGCCGAGCGTGCCGCCACCCAGCTGGGCAAGCGGGTGCTGGTGCTCGACCGCCGCCACCACATTGGGGGCAACGCCTACTCCGAGCCTGAGCCGGAGACGGGCATCGAGATCCACAAGTACGGCGCCCACCTGTTCCACACGTCCAACCAGCGGGTGTGGGACTACGTCAACCAGTTCACCGACTTCACCGGCTACACCCACCGGGTGTTCACCGTGTTCAAGGACCAGGCGTACTCCATGCCGGTGAACCTGGCGACGATGTGCGCCTACTTCGGCAAGTACCTCACCCCGGACCAGGCGCGTGCGCTGGTGGCCGAGCAGGCCGCGGAGATCGACGGCAAGGAGGCCGCGAACTTCGAGGAGAAGGCCGTCTCCCTGGTGGGGCGCCCGCTCTACGAGGCGTTCTTCCGCGGCTACACCGCCAAGCAGTGGCAGACCGACCCCACCGAGCTGCCCGCGGAGATCATCAGCCGGCTGCCGGTGCGCTACACCTTCGACAACCGGTACTTCAACGACACCTACGAGGGCCTGCCGGTCGACGGCTACACCGCGTGGCTGGAGAAGATGGCCGACCACGAGCTGATCGAGGTCCGGCTGGACACCGACTTCTTCGACGTGCGCGAGGAGCTGGTCGCCGCCAGCCCGGACGCGCCGATCGTCTACACCGGCCCGCTGGACGCCTACTTCGACAACGCCGAGGGTGAGCTGGGCTGGCGCACGCTGGACTTCGAGCAGGAGGTCGTGCCGGTCGGGGACTACCAGGGCACACCGGTGATGAACTACGCCGACACCGACATCGCCTACACCCGCATCCACGAGTTCCGGCACTTCCACCCGGAGCGGGACTACCCCAAGGACAAGACGGTGATCATGCGGGAGTACTCCCGCTTCGCCGAGTCCGGGGACGAGCCGTACTACCCGATCAACACCGCGGAGGACCGGGCCAAGGTCGCGGCCTACCGCAAGCTGGCCAAGACCGAGACCGCCCGCAAGGGCGTGCTCTTCGGCGGCCGGCTGGGTACCTACCAGTACCTTGACATGCACATGGCCATCGCCAGCGCGCTCTCCATGTTCGACAACACGCTGGCCCCGCACTTCACCGAGGGCCGGGCGCTCGCCGAGGCTTCAGAGACGCCGGAGGACTGA